The following proteins are encoded in a genomic region of Arachis ipaensis cultivar K30076 chromosome B02, Araip1.1, whole genome shotgun sequence:
- the LOC107626950 gene encoding uncharacterized protein LOC107626950: protein MEGTANLVVYRNGEIIRNTHEGVRFVSQNLFSFVVPCTMTLMELQNGLCQNMENGTLMRVSRILYRNPIVVFGGLIRFDTMPITDKASMQNMFQIHRQTHMRHPQIELYVEFEAVEAVAVQNDIDVNDDRAAVYEGMNNDSEEDFEATYEAGDEDEDGDVGVEATAENVVVHPSSSQPMGVPPFMRELDLDAMHTPEFLEYANIGIADLEDGEFRIGMEYSSRKSVVATFYAKYKMYGRGCDWLIRASLIWKKGCWEIRRYNGRHTCTIGTISQDHSKLDSDTVAEDIRPLVETDPSIKKIPGSVVQIETRPLYNGNEEAQGVKILHRIFWSFNPCIRAFRHCKPLIQVDGTHLYGKYKGTLLVAVAQDGNQNIVPIAFALVEGETANAWHFFLRNLRTYVVRKDGVGMISDRHESIRAAVNRSDGDWQPPRAWWMFCIRHIGSNFLRAFKVPHLQKIVVNIGYSRTVEEYNINYKRLEERGEAYARWCDAIGLRHWVLAFDEGHRWGHMTTNLVECINSVLKGVRNLPVLALV from the exons ATGGAGGGCACCGCAAATTTGGTGGTGTATCGTAATGGTGAGATAATACGTAATACTCATGAGGGAGTGAGATTTGTGTCCCAGAATCTATTTTCGTTTGTGGTTCCATGCACGATGACGTTAATGGAGCTGCAGAACGGCCTCTGTCAAAACATGGAGAATGGTACGTTAATGAGAGTGAGCAGAATTCTGTACCGGAATCCGATTGTAGTTTTTGGTGGTCTAATACGATTTGATACCATGCCGATCACGGATAAAGCGAGTATGCAGAATATGTTTCAAATTCACCGACAGACACATATGCGACACCCACAGATTGAGTTGTACGTTGAGTTTGAAGCTGTAGAGGCAGTAGCGGTCCAAAATGATATAGATGTAAATGATGATAGAGCTGCAGTGTACGAAGGAATGAATAATGACAGCGAAGAGGACTTCGAAGCCACTTATGAAGCCGGCGACGAAGATGAGGATGGTGATGTGGGAGTTGAGGCAACAGCAGAGAATGTAGTGGTTCATCCCTCGAGCAGTCAACCGATGGGCGTTCCACCTTTTATGCGTGAGTTGGATCTCGACGCCATGCATACCCCCGAGTTTCTGGAATATGCAAACATAG GAATTGCTGATCTTGAGGACGGAGAGTTCCGGATTGGAATGGAATACAGTTCTAGAAAGTCGGTTGTCGCA ACGTTCTATGCAAAATACAAGATGTACGGGCGTGGATGTGACTGGCTTATCCGAGCCAGCTTGATATGGAAAAAAGGTTGTTGGGAGATACGCAGATACAACGGTAGGCACACGTGCACAATCGGAACGATTTCACAAGATCATTCCAAGTTGGACTCGGATACAGTTGCTGAGGATATAAGGCCATTGGTCGAGACGGACCCGTCCATCAAG AAGATTCCTGGTTCAGTTGTCCAAATAGAAACACGACCACTGTACAACGGGAATGAGGAGGCACAAGGTGTAAAAATACTTCATCGTATATTTTGGAGTTTCAATCCATGCATCAGGGCATTCAGGCATTGCAAGCCCCTGATTCAGGTTGACGGCACACACCTATACGGAAAATACAAAGGTACACTTCTAGTCGCTGTTGCACAAGATGGGAACCAGAACATTGTGCCTATCGCCTTTGCATTGGTGGAAGGGGAGACAGCTAATGCGTGGCACTTCTTTCTCAGGAATCTGCGAACGTATGTTGTTAGAAAAGATGGTGTGGGTATGATCTCAGATCGGCATGAGTCAATACGGGCAGCAGTTAATCGTTCCGATGGTGACTGGCAACCTCCAAGAGCATGGTGGATGTTTTGTATAAGACACATCGGCAGTAACTTCTTAAGGGCATTCAAAGTCCCTCACTTGCAGAAGATTGTTGTCAACATAGGGTATTCAAGAACGGTGGAGGAGTACAATATCAACTATAAGAGGTTGGAAGAGCGAGGCGAGGCATATGCCAGGTGGTGCGATGCCATCGGACTCAGACATTGGGTATTGGCATTCGACGAGGGACATCGATGGGGTCATATGACAACGAACCTTGTCGAGTGCATTAACTCAGTGTTGAAGGGTGTCCGTAATCTACCTGTGTTGGCGCTGGTCTGA
- the LOC107625048 gene encoding chromatin modification-related protein MEAF6 isoform X1: protein MEPEGQKGTVNPSAMLASLLSRRAKLHEDLRSIEKQVYDMETSYLQDPGQCGNVLKGFEGFLSSSKNTALLKRSRKFQPEDRLFSLSSVTSPAAEDLATGRDDGRLDFGPGRSKGGGIYANGQGKPKKGRGGPRDAKRLRPSTEQDFDYEDDPDLTL, encoded by the exons ATGGAACCGGAAG GGCAAAAGGGTACCGTAAACCCTTCAGCAATGCTAGCTTCCTTGCTTAGTAGGAGAGCCAAGCTTCACGAAGATTTGCGCAGCATTGAAAAGCAG GTTTATGATATGGAGACAAGTTATTTACAGGATCCTGGGCAATGTGGCAATGTACTAAAAGGATTTGAAGGGTTCCTGTCTTCATCAAAGAACACTGCACT CTTGAAGCGGTCAAGAAAGTTTCAGCCTGAAGATAGACTCTTTTCATTATCTTCAGTGACCTCGCCTGCG GCTGAAGATCTAGCAACTGGTAGAGATG ATGGGAGACTGGATTTCGGTCCTGGTCGTTCAAAAGGTGGTGGAATTTATGCAAATGGCCA GGGTAAACCAAAGAAGGGAAGAGGTGGTCCAAGGGATGCAAAGAGATTAAGGCCTTCAACTGAACAAGATTTTGATTATGAAGATGATCCTGATTTGACATTATGA
- the LOC107625048 gene encoding chromatin modification-related protein MEAF6 isoform X2, whose protein sequence is MLASLLSRRAKLHEDLRSIEKQVYDMETSYLQDPGQCGNVLKGFEGFLSSSKNTALLKRSRKFQPEDRLFSLSSVTSPAAEDLATGRDDGRLDFGPGRSKGGGIYANGQGKPKKGRGGPRDAKRLRPSTEQDFDYEDDPDLTL, encoded by the exons ATGCTAGCTTCCTTGCTTAGTAGGAGAGCCAAGCTTCACGAAGATTTGCGCAGCATTGAAAAGCAG GTTTATGATATGGAGACAAGTTATTTACAGGATCCTGGGCAATGTGGCAATGTACTAAAAGGATTTGAAGGGTTCCTGTCTTCATCAAAGAACACTGCACT CTTGAAGCGGTCAAGAAAGTTTCAGCCTGAAGATAGACTCTTTTCATTATCTTCAGTGACCTCGCCTGCG GCTGAAGATCTAGCAACTGGTAGAGATG ATGGGAGACTGGATTTCGGTCCTGGTCGTTCAAAAGGTGGTGGAATTTATGCAAATGGCCA GGGTAAACCAAAGAAGGGAAGAGGTGGTCCAAGGGATGCAAAGAGATTAAGGCCTTCAACTGAACAAGATTTTGATTATGAAGATGATCCTGATTTGACATTATGA